The following nucleotide sequence is from Trifolium pratense cultivar HEN17-A07 linkage group LG2, ARS_RC_1.1, whole genome shotgun sequence.
AATATCTTTTCTTGGATATTTTTCATGTTGAAAATTAAGATCAATGGTACtagtagcaaaaaaaaaaaaaaatctgtcaTTAATTCAAAGGATAAGGGTGCTAAAACCAATTGTAACTCAGTTCAAACATCAAATAGAtttccaaaatattttatttgttaccGATTCTGTTTTTGTTCTGTTTCCttcttacttttaaaaaattaaaaagtaaaaaatctaCAAAGAAATGTAAAATTTAACTCGTAGACCGATGTAATAAATAAAGCATGGTCACCATTGCtcataaatcaaacaaaaataagCAAAAGCATTCCACTCGTAGACCGACATAATAAATAAAGCACTtcaataaaaaatgcaaaactcaaattaatacaaaacaaaaattgaccTATATAATCCACTACAATCAACATGTCCATTTAATGAATTGGAGGTTCACTAGAAAGTATAAACCATTTAAACATAATTGTCAATACATAAAGATCGAATTGTCCCCGAATAAATTAAGTACATGCATTAAGATACGAAAGCTTCTTATTCTACAACGTATGCCTGTGTGCATACACGATCAACCGTTCTGTATGTTGAGTTTACATTTGTGCCAAGCAAAAAGTTCAAAGACATTATGGATTCCAAAGTTTAAAGCAAAAAATTTCTAGTTACAGGCTACCGAAGTTCAAAGCTGCCACGGATTCAAAACCTAAGTGTTGTTCCtgttagaatcagagatacacaaaaataggaaaatagaaagacggctagggtttcatagaataccaatagcttaacattacaaaaaggttacttgagaaaatatataataaaacctaatggactctaaactaataggcccaataacatagactattattttattatctaacacctactctcaaactcatgatgcatcaacaagaagcattatgagtttgtcaaacaaaatacgaaaataaaataaactaccaaataaaataaacttctaacatcacccctcaagctaaagcttactaagctttaagcttgttacaaattagccCTGACAACAAATCAACCCAATTAAGATCACGATCAACTAAGAGCAACCATTTACCATCAAAGAGGGGAGAACTAAATCAAATTAAGCCAACATCCAATCCAATGCAGTCCAAGTTAACCATAAAACCAAATCAATCgaacaaattcaaactaaaccaatcataagaatcaatagggagaagtgcaatcaatcagaagaagtgcaatagggagaagtgcaatgcaatcagaagagaagtgcaatagggggagaagtgcaatgcaatcagaaaagaagtgcaatagagggagaagtgcaatgcaatcagaagaagtgcaatagggagaagtgcaatacaatcagaaaagaagtgcaatagggggagaagtgcaatacaatcagaagaagtgcaatagggagaagtgcaatacaatcagaagtgcaatagggagaagtgcaatacaatcggAAGaaaagtgcaatgcaatcagagagaagtgcaattgagggagaagtgcaatacaatcaaaagaaagagaagtgcaattgggggagaagtgcaatgcaatcagaagtgcagtagggagaagtgcaatgcaattagaagaagtgcaatagaggAGAAGTGCAATGAGACAAAATTATACCAAATAATCCCCAAACTACCATCAAGCCAAACTGCGCCAAAAACAACCACATAATACCAAATCAAATATTCCACTTTCATTCATCTCTTAGCAATTTGAACCACTTTATCATTACTCATTGTTGCTATATTTCTAGTAACTGAGAGAATAAGATGCATAACCAATAGAaagtgagaaagaaaaaaaaaaatcaaaacaatataCCAAATCGGTGCACAAAGGTTTAGCTTCAATTTGCCGTCAATTTCCTCTTCTTTTCAAATGCAAATTATTTTCCATAGTTGCGCTTCAATTTGCAACAAATCACTTCAACTTCTAATTTCAACAAGTTCCACACGTACGGTGGACCAATTCCCAAACTTTTTGGGAATTCAACGGCGGAAGACAAATAATTTAAGGCGGATCGAAAtaagctctcgataccatgttagaatcagagatacacaaaaataggaaaatagaaagacggctagggtttcatagaataccaatagcttaacattacaaaaaggttacttgagaaaatatataataaaacctaatggactctaaactaataggcccaataacatagactattattttattatctaacagtTCCGACCTCAAGTCCGCGGCACTGCTTTCTTTCCCAAAGTAAATTTCGGAAAATATCATTCACGAGAACATCGAAATCGGATAATACCTCACGAAAACGGTGCATCCGACTTATATCGGAACACTAAGCAAAAACCACATAAATCCCAAACATCGAAATCTAACACAAAAATGGTATCAACAATAAACCTTTAAACATTATTATGAAATTTCAAAAACGAGATGAACTAAACAAGTTTAATGTACCTGatgaagaaaaacaaagcaCAAAATTTCAGCTCTTAAGTAAAAAGAACAagtaaatgatgaagaataaaaaCCCTAGAAAAGAGGGTATATATGAATCGGAAGAATTGATGAATAAAAATCCTAGATGGAAATGGAAAGAGTGTTCTTTGAAAATGAAGGATTCGGCGGGCACTGAAAATTTTGGGAATAGGGTTTTTTCGCGCCCATTGATTTTACACTACcacctttttctttctttctttttttacagtgaaaaaacaaaatgatatatatagtCATATATAGAGAGATATAGTAAATAAAGTTCAACAGATCAGAATCATGTTTTCCGTCACGTCATCCCACTTAACCCCACTTTCTTTATATGATAAGGAAGGTCGGAGCATTCTTATTGGTTGAATGTGTAAAGTTTTTTACTTTGTCTACTTATGTctattaaactaaaaaaaaaaagtgaaatttacaTCCCAATGTGGTGGTGAGGGTGACCGACTATATTATGTTAGAAAATTCCTGtggcaaattttttttaaagattaattgaatatttttcataagcaaAAGTTAGAGATCGAACATTTGATCCCTATATGATCGCTTTGACcaatttattattgaatttttttagtcatattatattattactTCTACTTTTAAATTGTTGGATTGTCCCTCCTATTTGGAGTGGCCCAGATGAATGTGTGTATGATTTGTTATTAGTATCCAACAAAGAGAAATAAAGTTAATATTGTAcgagaaacaaaaaaaaaaaaaaaaagagatgagtGAAAGTTACGACAAACAACATCAATTCCCGCAACCAATTTTTTAGCTCTGACCAGTCCCACAAAATCGAATTTTTCTCACAATTCAACCATTGGATCGTCCGGAAACTTTAACTCAGTGCTCGTCACTCATACTCATTGGAGTTCATTTTGAACAATTGAGATAAGATTTTGAGCTTTCTATAGTCCATTTGTGAGATACGAATTTCATGGTGTTTTTGGGTTGTTTGTCTCTCTTGATTCTTGTTGTATTCCAAGATTGATTGTAGATCTTGATGATGTTTATGTATGCCTCTAACTAGTGTTAGAGAGAACCTTGTTTGTACATGTTGTTGATTATGGTGGAGATATTAAGTGGTTTACAGGTCCCATGGTTTTTACTCCTAGTTAGATTTCACCATGCAGTATGCAAAGAGATGTATAAGCAAGCATATATGTTTTGTTGAATGATGTAATAGTACAGTATAGGAGTTTTTATacaattgaaaagaaaattactCTTTTATTCACTATTTGAGAACAACAAAAGGTAGAACAAAGAACAATAtgctattaaaagaaaaaattaactataaCTATGGATGTATACTCAATTCTAATAACATGTCAAATCAAATTACTACAAAACTGGTTTATTTTGGACATGAATTTGCTGCAGTAAAATAAGTGCAGTCGCCATAGTCACAAAATTAGAGTCAATAGATAAAGATCAGACCAGATTCCAATTTTCTTACTAGAGTAACAACCTCCTCCATCTTTACCAATTAAAATTTTTAAGTGTCTGCTCCAATCTGTTTCTCAGAAGGCACTGCATCAACTAAAGATTCAGTAGGACAATTAAAATCCACCTTATTAAAGTCACCAATAGAGCCACAGTTTTGAGGATCGCTCTTTTCCGTGAAGTCGCATCCTTCGGATGAAATCTTGGAGCCAGCAGGATCAGATTGATTAATCTGTTCAGATTGCATGAGTTCAGGTTGGTTGGTCTCAACTGCATGACTTGGTACCACTTCAAGAATATTAACAATACCAGTACTTGGTTTTCCATTTGAGCTTGAGGTATCATCAACTTTGCTCAAAGTCTCAATAGAAACAAGCTTTGTCTTTGCATCTTCTTGTACATCTGTTTCTGGTAAGTTCTGCTTCTCCGCAAAATTTTCAACCGATTTTATAGTCTGTTCAGATGGCATGGATTGAGGTTCAGCAGATACGGAAGCCAAATTGAGTTCCACATTTGAACTATTTGGCTCATTATGAACTAACTCATTCAACTGATTCTCAGAAGAAAATACATGCTGTTCATTTGTGAGATCCTTATCAGTGTTTTCAATTGTCGGTAACAGGTTCATGGTTTCAGATGCAGGCCTTGCATCAGCACTGGATTCTTGTACCTGTGTAGAGGCGTCAAGTTCACGCAATTTATCGCTTTGTTCAACAGTTTTGTCGCAGTCCGTATATGAATTGAGACAGGAAGATTGGTTCACATGTTCAGCCGGTGGCACTGAGATACTGGTGGTATGGACCTCAGTCGGTAGCACATGCTCTCCAGAAAAAGGCACCGGTATTGGCTCCATAGTTTGTAATGAGGGAAGAGAACTGTGTACCTCACTAGTTTGACGGTTTGGCATTGGCATTGGAATTGGAAACTCTTTTCTGCTGATCATTTGGACATGAGGAGCCACATCAGTTTCTGCGGTAACTGGGTTAACTTGACCAGGAAGAAACACAACTCCTCTTAAAAAAGAATCAGAATCTGGCGCCTTAACATTAACAAGAAATCCATCATTAAAAGTTGCTTCAATGACACCGGTGACCGTCTTCCCCAACATACCACTACCGGAATTTGTCGCAGTGCTAACAACAGGTTGATTGAAGTTCAACACATTCTCAGGTTTATGCACTCCATGAACTACATTATTCTCTTCTTTTCGTGGTCGGCCACGTTTTCTTTTCATCGGAGAATTTGATGGAATGCCGCCCGATCCTTGATTCTGTTGGTTCATTTTTCAGAAGATACTGAAATGTCTCAAAAAAAACTCTCTGAAAAAGATCACAAGGAGTAATCATGTCATTTGTTTGAACAGAAAAAGAAAGTATAAATAAGCATACATTAATCATTATGAGTAATAAaggaataaaaataatttaaattctCTTGATAACAATATAATTCatatgttttaaataataacaaatcaaatgataattaattaatacctATGATCAACCCAACAAACAAGCCTTTTGATGCAGCAAATAAAACATTATCAAGATTTTTGACATTTCACAATTTACAAATTAATCTCTTTATCACATTGAAaaggatttaaaaaaaaaaaaaatcctttttcAGTTTGATAAGAACTTTCTTATAGATGATTACTAATAAAGATTAAtcttttaaaaatgaataataatataataataaatctaAACACAAAAACTTACAATGGATTGCAGAAATTGAAAGATGTTGAAGACGAAAACTTGAGCGGTTATATGGTGAATAAATCTAAACACGAAACTGatgaaaaaattgttaaatagtattattaattaattaatgttattaaaaaaaaagaacaaataatGTTGGGCATTACTAATATCATTGATGAATCAGTCAGTTTCTTCAGATCTCAAACTCCAAGATGGTGGGAAGTGGGAACAAGAACAAAAATCCAACGtggctaaataaaaaaaaaagaagacaataTACTCCTTTTTCAGTTGGTTAATTATGCTAACAAATTAACcattgttatgaataattataGTGGAGGTCGATATGTGTTTGGCTCATATCATTGACCCAATATATTGtccatgaatatatatatatatatatatatatatatatatatgtgtgtgtgtgttactGTGTAATATCATACTTGTGAATAGAATGTTTAGAAATAAAagtttttattctttctttcttacatataattttgttttggt
It contains:
- the LOC123904642 gene encoding uncharacterized protein LOC123904642, which produces MLGKTVTGVIEATFNDGFLVNVKAPDSDSFLRGVVFLPGQVNPVTAETDVAPHVQMISRKEFPIPMPMPNRQTSEVHSSLPSLQTMEPIPVPFSGEHVLPTEVHTTSISVPPAEHVNQSSCLNSYTDCDKTVEQSDKLRELDASTQVQESSADARPASETMNLLPTIENTDKDLTNEQHVFSSENQLNELVHNEPNSSNVELNLASVSAEPQSMPSEQTIKSVENFAEKQNLPETDVQEDAKTKLVSIETLSKVDDTSSSNGKPSTGIVNILEVVPSHAVETNQPELMQSEQINQSDPAGSKISSEGCDFTEKSDPQNCGSIGDFNKVDFNCPTESLVDAVPSEKQIGADT